One part of the Gossypium raimondii isolate GPD5lz chromosome 1, ASM2569854v1, whole genome shotgun sequence genome encodes these proteins:
- the LOC105785755 gene encoding chlorophyll a-b binding protein 7, chloroplastic translates to MASVCASSAIAAVAISSPSSQKTGSVVGTTKASFLTGKKLRSVRKYTKPAAGPTFPVCAAADPDRPLWFPGSTPPPWLDGSLPGDFGFDPLGLGSDPETLRWNVQAELVHCRWAMLGAAGIFIPEFLTKIGILNTPSWYSAGTEEYFTDTTTLFIVELIFIGWAEGRRWADILKPGCVNTDPIFPNNKLTGTDVGYPGGLWFDPLGWGSGSPEKIKELRTKEIKNGRLAMLAVMGAWFQHIYTGTGPIDNLFAHLADPGHATIFAAFTPK, encoded by the exons ATGGCCTCTGTTTGTGCTTCTTCGGCTATTGCAGCTGTTGCCATCTCATCCCCCAG TTCCCAGAAGACTGGATCAGTAGTGGGGACAACAAAGGCTTCTTTCCTTACAGGGAAGAAACTTAGATCTGTGAGAAAGTACACAAAACCAGCTGCCGGACCAACATTTCCAGTGTGCGCCGCCGCCGACCCCGACAGACCCCTTTGGTTCCCAGGCAGCACTCCTCCTCCATGGCTGGATGGCAG TCTCCCTGGTGACTTTGGTTTCGATCCTCTCGGTCTTG GGTCTGACCCTGAGACATTGAGATGGAACGTACAAGCAGAGCTGGTTCACTGCAGATGGGCAATGTTGGGAGCTGCTGGTATTTTCATCCCAGAGTTCTTAACCAAGATTGGGATTTTAAACACTCCATCGTGGTACTCAGCTGGAACAGAGGAATACTTCACTGACACCACAACTCTCTTCATCGTTGAGCTTATTTTTATCGGCTGGGCTGAAGGGAGAAGATGGGCTGACATTCTCAAGCCAGGGTGTGTAAACACAGACCCCATCTTCCCTAACAACAAGCTCACCGGGACTGATGTTGGATACCCAGGTGGCCTGTGGTTTGACCCTCTTGGTTGGGGAAGTGGTTCGCCTGAGAAGATCAAGGAGCTGAGGACGAAAGAGATCAAGAATGGCCGATTGGCTATGTTGGCAGTGATGGGTGCATGGTTCCAACATATCTACACCGGCACTGGGCCCATTGACAACCTCTTTGCCCACCTTGCCGATCCTGGTCATGCCACCATTTTTGCT GCTTTCACCCCCAAGTGA